One part of the bacterium genome encodes these proteins:
- the greA gene encoding transcription elongation factor GreA: MSDKEYMLQKDYDRLMQELERLKKKERPEVILRIAEARAFGDLSENAEYDAAREHQSFIEGRILQLEDRLARAIVINPDNLPKDKIVFGSRVLLYDLDEDRDVEYTLMGKDADFSRKEISVYSPIGRGLLGKREGDIVEIKVPSRTLRYEVQRINPED; the protein is encoded by the coding sequence ATGAGTGATAAAGAGTATATGCTCCAGAAGGACTACGACCGATTGATGCAGGAACTGGAAAGGCTCAAGAAAAAGGAACGGCCCGAAGTCATATTAAGAATTGCCGAGGCCAGAGCGTTTGGAGACCTCTCGGAAAATGCGGAATACGATGCCGCCCGTGAGCATCAATCATTCATCGAGGGAAGAATCCTTCAACTGGAGGACCGCCTGGCCAGGGCCATTGTTATCAATCCGGATAACCTGCCCAAGGACAAGATCGTCTTTGGCAGCCGGGTCTTATTGTATGACCTGGATGAAGATCGGGATGTGGAATATACCCTGATGGGGAAAGATGCTGATTTCAGCAGAAAAGAAATATCGGTTTATTCCCCCATCGGCAGAGGATTGCTGGGCAAACGGGAAGGCGATATAGTCGAAATCAAAGTTCCCTCCCGTACCCTGCGCTACGAAGTGCAGCGGATTAACCCGGAAGATTGA
- a CDS encoding DUF4332 domain-containing protein translates to MANRIDEIEGIGPSYSEKLHQVGIDTTDDLLNMAGRREERDELAGKIGIDADTLLKWTSTADLFRIRGIGRQTSQLLEATGIKTTVELRDQDATDLSQRLHDMNLKKRLSKINPSPHVVQRWIEQAKKLEAKIT, encoded by the coding sequence ATGGCAAACAGGATTGACGAAATCGAGGGGATTGGTCCATCCTACTCTGAAAAGTTGCATCAGGTGGGAATAGACACCACCGATGATTTGCTGAATATGGCCGGGCGCCGGGAAGAACGGGATGAACTGGCCGGTAAAATAGGGATCGATGCCGATACTTTGCTCAAGTGGACCAGTACGGCAGATCTATTCCGGATCCGGGGAATCGGAAGGCAGACAAGCCAATTGCTCGAAGCTACAGGAATAAAAACAACTGTGGAGCTTCGAGATCAGGACGCAACCGATCTTTCCCAGAGGCTCCATGACATGAATCTGAAAAAGCGGCTGTCCAAGATAAATCCTTCACCCCACGTGGTTCAGCGATGGATAGAGCAGGCGAAAAAACTTGAAGCCAAAATTACCTGA
- the mtgA gene encoding monofunctional biosynthetic peptidoglycan transglycosylase, whose protein sequence is MKKAIGVKKGRRFFWRLAFAVTLTIIAAVFYLLFFPNVSRLVKENPQKTAFMVYREREWEDKGKSYKIRQRWVPLSRISPHLVRAVVIAEDDKFWRHEGFDYEAIQEAIEKDLKAGKFKLGGSTISQQLAKNLYLSPAKNPFRKIREAIITWRMEKTLSKRRILELYLNVIEWGEGVFGAEAAARHYYGKPASLLTSREAARLAAVLPNPRRFNPKGNHRYVVRRSNRIYRILARREKQKQALGITGHR, encoded by the coding sequence GTGAAAAAGGCGATTGGTGTCAAAAAGGGCAGACGGTTCTTTTGGCGGCTGGCTTTTGCGGTCACTCTTACTATTATCGCAGCGGTCTTCTATCTCCTGTTCTTTCCCAATGTTTCAAGGCTGGTCAAAGAGAATCCCCAAAAGACAGCTTTTATGGTTTATCGGGAACGGGAATGGGAAGACAAGGGCAAAAGTTATAAGATCCGTCAGCGATGGGTGCCTCTTTCCCGGATATCGCCGCACCTTGTCAGGGCAGTCGTTATCGCCGAAGACGATAAGTTCTGGAGGCATGAGGGATTTGATTATGAGGCCATTCAGGAGGCCATAGAAAAGGATCTCAAGGCCGGAAAGTTCAAGCTTGGCGGAAGCACCATCAGCCAGCAACTGGCCAAGAACTTATACCTTTCCCCTGCCAAGAATCCCTTCAGAAAGATCAGGGAGGCGATTATCACCTGGCGGATGGAAAAAACCCTGAGCAAGAGGCGGATATTGGAACTTTACCTGAACGTTATCGAGTGGGGGGAGGGAGTATTCGGTGCTGAAGCCGCCGCACGACACTACTATGGAAAGCCGGCCTCCCTGCTTACTTCCCGCGAAGCGGCCAGACTGGCCGCGGTCCTGCCGAATCCGAGAAGGTTCAACCCGAAAGGGAACCACCGGTATGTTGTCAGGCGGTCAAACCGTATTTACCGCATTCTGGCCAGAAGGGAAAAGCAAAAGCAGGCTCTTGGCATCACAGGTCACAGGTAG
- a CDS encoding radical SAM protein, with protein sequence MNTVNTASYIKTYTSGELHRRIEKAERILAKCRLCPRNCTVNRMNGERGVCRVGRLPVVSSFSPHFGEEAPLVGQHGSGTIFLTSCNLSCIFCQNWDISHLREGKEISIEAFAQIMVHLQGMGCHNINFVTPTHFVTQILEALPRAIEMGLSVPLVYNTGGYDSVETLKLLDGVFDIYMPDFKYWDEEVAQRLSKAPGYPEAARAAIREMHRQVGNLVVDARGLAQRGLLVRHLVLPEGLSGTRDIMRFLAQEISPDTYVNIMDQYYPCGEAGDYPPLNRRLTRMEYRQALNEARAEGIHRFDSRS encoded by the coding sequence ATGAACACTGTTAACACTGCATCATACATAAAAACATACACAAGCGGCGAGCTGCACCGCCGCATCGAAAAGGCAGAGCGCATATTGGCGAAATGCCGTTTATGTCCCAGAAACTGCACGGTGAACCGGATGAACGGTGAGCGGGGGGTGTGTCGTGTGGGAAGGCTTCCGGTGGTCTCAAGCTTCAGCCCGCATTTTGGAGAGGAGGCTCCGCTGGTCGGGCAGCATGGCTCAGGGACAATCTTTCTTACTTCCTGCAATCTCTCCTGCATTTTCTGCCAGAACTGGGACATCAGCCATCTCAGGGAGGGCAAGGAGATATCGATTGAGGCATTCGCTCAGATAATGGTCCACCTGCAGGGCATGGGATGTCATAATATTAACTTTGTCACGCCAACCCATTTTGTCACCCAGATTCTCGAGGCCCTTCCCAGGGCAATTGAGATGGGGCTTTCGGTTCCTCTGGTTTACAACACCGGAGGATACGATTCTGTTGAAACCCTCAAACTCCTCGACGGGGTATTCGATATCTATATGCCTGATTTCAAATATTGGGATGAAGAGGTGGCCCAACGGTTATCGAAAGCTCCAGGGTATCCGGAAGCGGCCAGGGCCGCTATCAGAGAGATGCATCGCCAGGTGGGTAATCTGGTCGTGGATGCCCGTGGTCTTGCTCAAAGAGGGCTTCTGGTTCGACATCTTGTCCTGCCGGAAGGACTTTCCGGCACCCGTGATATCATGCGCTTCCTGGCTCAGGAGATATCGCCCGATACCTACGTGAATATCATGGACCAATATTACCCCTGCGGTGAAGCCGGTGACTATCCTCCCCTCAACCGCCGCCTTACCCGAATGGAATACCGGCAAGCCCTGAACGAGGCCAGGGCTGAAGGAATCCACAGATTCGATTCTCGATCGTAA
- a CDS encoding HepT-like ribonuclease domain-containing protein, whose product MRDRLIHFYFGIKYELVWNTIKDVIPKIKPLISNILKEM is encoded by the coding sequence ATGAGAGACAGACTTATTCATTTTTATTTTGGCATCAAATATGAGCTTGTCTGGAACACGATAAAGGATGTTATCCCGAAGATTAAGCCGCTGATAAGCAATATCTTGAAGGAGATGTAA
- a CDS encoding ATP-binding protein, producing MVWNMKNITDERRTDSSALYYQDAPPQRQKARIFPAPLASLLEGMQDTILVINPETGLIEYANRAALEMFDCQLEDLIDHTPDIFGSSETGLKFPDEIIRASLKENGWEGEVRGVRKSGGSFFSWLRTFILRDGTGLPWMLVMVQAGLAADRNPDGHHLPVPGQSVAPAQPSAPGQLSAIEQRARETAHEFNNLASILYGYIDFMLLERRLSPELEKDLKTIQSISQKATCLARQFLNLARPQQAKKIITELAPLIQESLQIVSPQLTRQGIRTEVMHHQPATLLLDPAQISQVLINLYINAQHAMAGTSRKVLRIETGQDEGLALVKVSDTGCGIPDENQTRIFQPFFTTKGHNTGQGISGSGLGLAVARRIIEDHGGSIKVHSRAGEGTTITISLPLAAPDPGRAVPFSPVQAPKTVNFRGKMILIVDDEFSLRQLIKKALELRGARVDAVESGREGLAMIRKKNYDLILLDLRLKDMQGESLLETINSTPQPARPGKIVMSGIAGELNQQSLNSLGVSTILCKPFELDELYTKVSAALSKDSGQ from the coding sequence ATGGTCTGGAACATGAAAAACATCACCGATGAGCGGCGGACAGACTCTTCTGCGCTGTATTACCAGGATGCCCCGCCGCAAAGGCAGAAAGCCCGCATCTTCCCTGCTCCTCTTGCATCCCTGCTGGAAGGGATGCAGGATACTATTCTGGTGATAAACCCGGAAACAGGGTTGATCGAGTATGCGAATCGGGCCGCACTCGAGATGTTCGACTGTCAGCTCGAAGACCTGATCGATCATACTCCTGATATTTTCGGCTCTTCGGAAACCGGGTTGAAATTCCCCGATGAGATCATTCGCGCCTCTCTCAAAGAGAATGGATGGGAGGGCGAAGTCAGAGGCGTGAGAAAGAGCGGAGGATCGTTTTTCTCATGGCTTCGAACCTTCATTCTCAGGGATGGGACGGGACTGCCCTGGATGCTGGTCATGGTCCAGGCCGGCCTTGCAGCCGACAGGAATCCTGACGGGCACCACCTGCCGGTGCCAGGCCAGTCTGTCGCCCCAGCTCAGCCCTCCGCCCCCGGCCAGCTCTCTGCCATCGAGCAGCGGGCACGGGAAACCGCGCATGAATTTAATAACCTTGCTTCGATCCTCTATGGATATATCGATTTTATGCTCCTGGAGCGAAGGCTTTCCCCGGAGCTTGAAAAAGACCTGAAAACCATCCAGAGCATCAGTCAGAAGGCCACCTGTCTGGCCCGGCAGTTTTTAAACCTTGCCAGGCCGCAGCAGGCAAAAAAGATCATCACCGAATTAGCCCCCCTGATCCAGGAAAGCCTCCAGATAGTTTCCCCGCAGCTCACGAGGCAGGGTATCCGGACGGAAGTCATGCATCATCAGCCCGCAACTCTTCTGCTCGATCCGGCCCAGATCAGTCAGGTGCTGATAAACCTTTATATCAATGCCCAGCATGCCATGGCCGGGACATCACGGAAGGTATTGCGCATCGAAACCGGTCAGGATGAGGGTCTTGCCCTGGTGAAAGTATCGGATACCGGCTGCGGAATCCCGGACGAGAACCAGACCAGAATTTTTCAGCCTTTTTTTACCACCAAAGGCCACAACACCGGCCAGGGGATATCCGGCAGCGGCCTTGGCCTTGCGGTAGCCAGAAGGATCATCGAAGATCACGGCGGGTCAATCAAAGTGCACAGCAGGGCAGGGGAGGGGACGACCATTACCATTTCCCTGCCGCTTGCAGCCCCCGATCCCGGCCGTGCCGTGCCGTTTTCCCCGGTGCAGGCCCCCAAAACCGTTAACTTCCGGGGAAAGATGATTCTGATCGTTGATGATGAATTCAGCCTCAGGCAGCTTATCAAAAAAGCCCTCGAGCTTCGCGGAGCCAGAGTGGATGCTGTGGAATCGGGAAGGGAGGGGCTTGCGATGATCCGGAAAAAGAATTACGATCTGATACTGCTCGATCTCAGATTGAAGGACATGCAGGGAGAAAGCCTCCTTGAAACAATTAATTCCACTCCCCAACCAGCCAGGCCAGGGAAAATAGTGATGAGCGGCATCGCAGGAGAGTTGAATCAGCAATCGCTGAACAGCCTGGGCGTTTCTACCATACTCTGCAAGCCCTTTGAATTGGATGAGCTGTACACCAAAGTCTCTGCCGCTTTGAGTAAAGACAGTGGTCAGTGA
- a CDS encoding YbhB/YbcL family Raf kinase inhibitor-like protein encodes MKLLSKSFQHQQRIPATYTCDGQNVSPHLSWSDAPAETASFALAMTDPDAPGGNFIHWLVYDIPRNASEIPDGGPLPAGAKEVANDFGRRSYGGPCPPSGTHRYFFTLYALKSKELRDITRMNFQKEVQKNTLATAELIGLYSRDGKR; translated from the coding sequence ATGAAATTGCTGAGCAAGAGCTTTCAACATCAACAGAGGATACCTGCCACCTATACCTGTGATGGCCAGAACGTTTCTCCTCACCTTTCCTGGTCCGATGCGCCGGCGGAAACCGCAAGCTTTGCGCTTGCCATGACCGATCCTGATGCGCCGGGAGGGAATTTTATTCACTGGCTGGTATACGATATCCCCAGGAACGCTTCTGAAATCCCTGATGGCGGGCCGCTGCCTGCGGGAGCGAAGGAAGTCGCCAACGATTTCGGGAGAAGAAGCTATGGCGGGCCCTGTCCGCCTTCAGGGACCCACCGCTATTTCTTTACTCTCTACGCCCTGAAGTCCAAGGAGCTCAGGGATATCACCAGGATGAATTTTCAGAAGGAAGTCCAGAAGAACACCCTGGCTACAGCGGAACTGATCGGTTTGTATTCCCGTGACGGAAAGCGGTAG
- a CDS encoding (Fe-S)-binding protein — protein sequence MSEQLIQNFTMKLSTPDCSPQADWYRAIVHLHEDIAEVLPYLHAVLKGSEYDHGAKILLWPCCDNSKRYAFRPQEVVVAPVENREEAQMLVDAIVNTINDVWARRNEIEPDFEGKKPPPKVLDIYKLLPGTNCRECGMTCMSFAAAVRSGSIKVSVCPYLPEQDYQKLVS from the coding sequence ATGTCTGAACAATTAATTCAGAATTTCACCATGAAGTTATCCACACCTGACTGCTCTCCGCAGGCTGACTGGTACCGCGCGATTGTGCATCTGCATGAGGACATCGCTGAGGTGCTCCCATACCTTCATGCTGTACTGAAAGGTTCCGAGTACGATCATGGTGCAAAGATACTGTTATGGCCGTGCTGTGATAATAGTAAAAGATACGCATTTAGGCCACAGGAGGTTGTCGTTGCACCTGTCGAGAACAGGGAAGAAGCTCAAATGCTGGTCGATGCTATCGTTAACACCATTAACGATGTTTGGGCGCGAAGGAACGAGATAGAGCCGGATTTCGAGGGGAAAAAGCCGCCTCCAAAGGTACTGGATATCTATAAGCTCTTACCCGGCACAAATTGCAGGGAATGCGGTATGACCTGCATGTCGTTTGCTGCTGCCGTGCGCAGCGGCTCGATAAAGGTATCAGTGTGTCCATATTTGCCGGAACAGGATTATCAAAAGTTAGTATCATGA
- a CDS encoding carboxymuconolactone decarboxylase family protein, whose amino-acid sequence MGSKMEPSFNKIQEQLPEIMKAFNQLRQAASQEGALSARVKHIIFIAVAVALRCEPCIRVHIRKAVEMGISRKEILEAVGIAIVMAGGPAVAYSSTVIEVLDEMNASVDTITTMDT is encoded by the coding sequence ATGGGATCGAAAATGGAACCGTCTTTTAACAAGATTCAAGAACAACTCCCTGAGATAATGAAAGCTTTTAATCAATTACGACAGGCAGCCAGCCAGGAAGGGGCTCTGAGCGCCAGGGTCAAGCATATCATATTTATTGCCGTAGCCGTTGCCCTCCGGTGTGAACCCTGCATCCGGGTTCATATCAGGAAGGCAGTCGAGATGGGAATATCACGCAAAGAGATCCTGGAAGCGGTTGGGATTGCCATTGTTATGGCTGGCGGCCCTGCGGTTGCCTATTCTTCGACGGTCATTGAAGTACTGGATGAAATGAATGCCTCAGTGGATACAATTACCACGATGGACACTTAA
- a CDS encoding histidine kinase dimerization/phosphoacceptor domain -containing protein, producing the protein MTEKPKILIVDDKPENLFALDESLQELEAEIITATNGNDALKLVLNHDFALALLDVQMPVMNGYELAELMRSDERAQQIPIIFFSAIHSDDYHLFKGYNSGAVDFLVKPYHPSILLNKCRVFIKLYTQKREIEMAKQYIDNILASIHEVLIVTSPNGFIEKVNHATDTLLGYRENELIGRPLEVIFQETAESGSSHTEQTLIASDGRKVPALLSCSTLRDEQGKVQGMVYVATDIGDRKRAEEQIKASLAEKELLLRELYHRTKNNMQVIASLLALQASYTKDEQVLKIFRETENRIKSMALVHKHLYQSRNLAGVDLKNYFADVISSLVKSYQGTCSKISLILMADEGLFASLDAAVPCGLAVSEIITNALQHAFPDNREGAIRVSLHRGNKDEIDIRVADNGIGMPEGFDFRNTKSLGLQIVVNLVENQLQGKVDMILNEGVEFQIRFNDPYHPKRV; encoded by the coding sequence ATGACGGAAAAGCCAAAGATTCTCATTGTAGATGACAAACCGGAGAACCTCTTTGCACTCGATGAAAGCCTGCAAGAGCTCGAAGCAGAGATCATCACGGCCACCAATGGTAACGATGCCCTGAAACTGGTACTCAACCATGATTTTGCCCTGGCTCTTCTCGATGTCCAGATGCCGGTCATGAACGGTTATGAGCTGGCGGAACTGATGCGGAGTGATGAAAGGGCACAGCAGATACCGATTATCTTTTTTTCAGCCATTCACTCTGATGATTACCATCTCTTCAAGGGATATAATTCCGGAGCCGTGGATTTTCTGGTCAAACCATATCATCCCTCGATACTCTTGAACAAATGCAGGGTATTTATCAAACTCTATACGCAAAAACGGGAAATAGAAATGGCAAAGCAGTACATTGACAATATCCTTGCTTCGATCCACGAAGTCCTGATCGTGACCAGTCCTAATGGTTTTATCGAGAAAGTCAACCATGCTACGGATACCCTGCTGGGCTACCGGGAGAATGAGCTGATCGGGAGGCCCCTGGAAGTCATTTTTCAGGAAACGGCAGAGAGCGGCTCATCCCATACGGAGCAGACCCTGATTGCCAGCGATGGACGAAAGGTCCCCGCCCTTCTTTCCTGCTCCACCTTGCGGGATGAGCAGGGAAAAGTGCAGGGTATGGTTTATGTGGCCACTGATATCGGTGACCGCAAGCGGGCCGAGGAGCAGATCAAAGCCTCTCTGGCCGAGAAGGAACTGCTCCTGCGCGAGCTTTACCACAGAACCAAGAACAACATGCAGGTCATTGCCTCCCTGCTTGCCCTCCAGGCTTCATATACCAAAGATGAGCAGGTGCTGAAGATATTCCGGGAGACCGAGAACCGGATCAAGTCAATGGCTCTGGTCCATAAACACCTCTATCAATCCAGGAATCTGGCCGGGGTTGATCTCAAAAACTATTTTGCGGATGTCATCAGCAGTCTGGTGAAGAGTTACCAGGGAACGTGCAGTAAAATATCGCTGATACTCATGGCTGATGAGGGACTTTTTGCCTCTCTCGATGCTGCTGTCCCCTGTGGTCTGGCCGTAAGTGAAATAATCACCAATGCCTTGCAGCATGCATTTCCGGACAATCGGGAAGGGGCCATCAGAGTCAGTCTGCACAGAGGAAATAAAGACGAAATTGATATCAGGGTTGCCGATAATGGAATTGGGATGCCGGAGGGTTTCGACTTCAGGAACACCAAATCGCTGGGGCTGCAAATCGTTGTCAATCTTGTGGAAAACCAGCTTCAGGGGAAAGTGGACATGATCCTGAATGAGGGGGTCGAATTTCAAATCCGGTTCAATGATCCCTATCACCCCAAGAGGGTATGA
- a CDS encoding protein-glutamate O-methyltransferase CheR, whose product MEKSSHEDIEIHLLLEAVFQRYGYDFRHYARASIKRRVRQLLVKSGCTSILEMIPGVLYDESFFPLLIQAFSITVTEMFRDPAVYLAIRKEVVPFLKTYPFIKVWHAGCATGEEVYSLAILLHEEGLYPRATIYATDLNDAALKIAKEGIYPVEQIRQSTSNYQQAGGTGSFAEYYYAQYNSVIMDKSLKKNIVFAGHNLATDSVFGEMHLIFCRNVLIYFDRELQNRVLTLLRDSLIHGGFLCLGIKEDLRFSGVAGNFSAVGSNERIYRKNPDSTVTPPGDLPGGRTMENNHDGKAKDSHCR is encoded by the coding sequence ATGGAAAAGAGCAGTCACGAAGACATAGAAATTCATCTTCTGCTGGAGGCTGTATTTCAGCGCTATGGATATGATTTCCGGCATTATGCGCGGGCTTCCATAAAGAGGAGGGTCAGGCAGCTTCTGGTGAAATCGGGCTGCACAAGCATACTGGAAATGATTCCGGGCGTGTTATACGATGAATCGTTTTTCCCCTTGCTTATCCAGGCCTTTTCCATTACCGTAACGGAGATGTTCCGTGATCCGGCTGTTTATCTGGCTATCAGAAAAGAGGTTGTCCCTTTTTTGAAGACCTATCCGTTTATCAAGGTCTGGCATGCCGGCTGTGCTACCGGAGAAGAGGTATACTCCCTGGCTATTTTATTGCACGAGGAAGGACTTTACCCGCGTGCGACCATCTATGCCACTGACCTCAACGATGCAGCTCTCAAAATTGCAAAGGAAGGTATTTATCCTGTCGAGCAGATCAGGCAGAGTACATCCAATTATCAACAGGCCGGCGGGACCGGATCGTTTGCCGAGTATTACTATGCCCAATATAATTCAGTCATTATGGATAAGTCTCTGAAGAAAAACATTGTTTTTGCCGGTCACAATCTGGCTACGGACAGCGTTTTCGGCGAGATGCATCTGATTTTCTGTAGAAATGTGCTTATCTACTTCGACAGGGAGCTCCAGAATCGTGTACTCACTTTGCTCAGAGACAGTCTTATTCATGGAGGGTTTCTCTGCCTTGGTATTAAGGAAGACCTTCGGTTTTCCGGTGTCGCCGGGAATTTTTCCGCAGTCGGAAGTAACGAGAGGATATACCGGAAAAACCCTGACAGCACGGTGACCCCGCCGGGAGACCTTCCTGGAGGGAGAACGATGGAAAATAATCATGACGGAAAAGCCAAAGATTCTCATTGTAGATGA